In Apium graveolens cultivar Ventura chromosome 10, ASM990537v1, whole genome shotgun sequence, the following are encoded in one genomic region:
- the LOC141688786 gene encoding phospholipase A1-Igamma2, chloroplastic-like, translating into MAFSICNLGILPYKPSKTNVLSPFFSQKLQKCLPKQSIGQVVSRKNVVFASLVSHQLHKSKFVFSGDAKEAAVIKKQEQDERKLSDCWREIHGEDDWVGLLDPMDPLLRTELIRYGEMAQACYDGFDFDPFSKYCGSCRFNRHNFFQGLNIPDQGYDVSRYLYATSNINLPNFFKKSRWPKVWSKNANWIGYVAVSNDGLSKRLGRRDITVAWRGTVTRLEWIADLMDYLRPISSENIPCPDSDVKVESGFLDLYTDKDENCKFCKYSAREQILAEIKRLTEMYSNEEMSITITGHSLGSALALLSAYDIVETGINVMADTRAIPVSVFSFSGPRVGNVGFKERVELLGVKVLRVVNVHDMVPKAPGMIFNEASPAMLMKFVKGSPWSYSHVGVELALDHNNSPFLKRNADMVCAHNLEAHLHLLDGYHGRGHRFVLATGRDIALVNKACDFLKDHYFIPPHWRQDENKGMTRTKDGRWIQRERPKFDDHSHHIIHHHLTQLGLANH; encoded by the exons ATGGCATTTTCTATATGCAATCTTGGCATTCTTCCCTATAAGCCATCCAAAACTAATGTTTTGTCACCATTTTTTAGTCAAAAGTTACAAAAATGCTTGCCAAAACAATCTATAGGTCAAGTTGTATCTAGAAAAAATGTGGTTTTTGCATCTTTAGTCTCTCATCAACTTCATAAAAGCAAGTTTGTGTTTAGTGGTGATGCAAAAGAAGCTGCTGTTATAAAAAAGCAAGAACAAGATGAAAGGAAATTATCTGATTGTTGGAGAGAAATTCATGGTGAAGATGATTGGGTTGGGTTGCTTGATCCAATGGATCCTCTTCTACGAACCGAGCTTATCAG GTATGGCGAAATGGCACAGGCTTGTTACGACGGTTTCGATTTTGATCCGTTTTCTAAATACTGTGGAAGTTGTAGATTTAATCGGCACAATTTTTTTCAAGGATTAAACATACCGGACCAGGGTTACGATGTGTCAAGGTACTTATATGCGACATCTAATATCAATTTACCGAACTTTTTCAAGAAATCAAGGTGGCCAAAAGTTTGGAGCAAGAATGCTAATTGGATTGGCTATGTTGCGGTCTCAAATGACGGATTATCGAAACGTTTGGGTCGCAGAGATATAACAGTTGCATGGAGAGGCACTGTTACACGGCTAGAGTGGATTGCGGATTTAATGGACTATCTGAGACCAATTTCATCGGAGAATATTCCGTGCCCTGATTCGGATGTTAAAGTCGAATCGGGGTTTCTCGATCTTTACACCGATAAGGATGAGAATTGCAAGTTCTGCAAGTACTCTGCTCGAGAACAAATCTTGGCTGAAATCAAGAGATTGACAGAAATGTACTCCAATGAGGAAATGAGCATTACAATTACGGGTCATAGCCTAGGGAGTGCACTTGCATTATTAAGTGCTTATGACATTGTCGAAACGGGGATAAATGTGATGGCGGATACTCGGGCTATACCGGTATCCGTATTCTCATTTTCCGGACCACGGGTAGGAAATGTTGGATTTAAAGAAAGGGTTGAGTTGCTGGGGGTGAAAGTGTTGAGAGTTGTTAATGTTCATGACATGGTGCCAAAGGCACCTGGAATGATTTTCAATGAGGCTTCGCCTGCGATGTTGATGAAGTTTGTGAAAGGATCGCCGTGGAGTTACTCGCACGTCGGAGTGGAATTGGCGTTGGATCACAACAACTCTCCGTTCTTAAAACGAAACGCTGATATGGTTTGTGCTCATAATTTGGAGGCTCACCTGCATTTGCTTGACGG GTATCATGGAAGAGGGCATAGATTTGTGTTAGCAACAGGAAGGGACATTGCATTGGTGAACAAGGCTTGTGATTTTCTGAAAGATCACTATTTTATTCCACCCCACTGGAGACAAGATGAGAATAAAGGGATGACCAGAACCAAAGATGGGCGTTGGATTCAAAGAGAGAGGCCCAAATTTGATGATCATTCTCATCATATCATCCACCATCACCTCACACAATTAGGTCTAGCTAATCATTAA
- the LOC141688787 gene encoding photosystem II reaction center W protein, chloroplastic-like, giving the protein MATTITAACTAINHVGLVQKAPIVKASSPILGLPVMAKAGKVRCSMKGNNVAQEGISKVSMGAPLIAAASAAAMSSPAAMALVDERLSTEGTGLPFGLSNNLLGWILLGMFGLIWSLYFVYTSGLDEDEESGLSL; this is encoded by the exons ATGGCCACCACAATCACTGCTGCTTGCACTGCCATCAACCATGTTGGACTGGTTCAAAAGGCACCCATTGTGAAAGCTTCTTCTCCAATTCTTG GGTTGCCGGTCATGGCAAAAGCGGGAAAAGTGAGATGTTCGATGAAAGGAAACAATGTGGCACAAGAGGGCATCTCAAAAGTGAGCATGGGAGCACCATTGATAGCTGCAGCTAGCGCGGCAGCCATGTCAAGCCCAGCAGCAATGGCTTTGGTGGATGAAAGATTGAGCACAGAAGGAACGGGGCTTCCATTTGGCTTAAGCAATAACCTTCTCGGCTGGATCCTTCTTGGTATGTTTGGTTTGATCTGGTCACTCTACTTTGTTTACACCTCTGGCCTCGACGAGGATGAGGAATCAGGATTATCCCTCTAG